A genomic region of Peromyscus eremicus chromosome 19, PerEre_H2_v1, whole genome shotgun sequence contains the following coding sequences:
- the LOC131896135 gene encoding protocadherin alpha-2-like, giving the protein MPSLRGGSEVRQCLLLLLPFLAAWEAGSGQLHYSVPEEAKHGTFVGRIAQDLGLDLAELVPRLFRVASKDRGDLLEVNLQNGILFVNSRIDREELCGRSAECSIHLEVIVDRPLQVFHVEVEVRDINDNPPLFPTTEKKIQFYESKLLDSRFPLEGASDADIGVNALLSYKLSPSEFFFLDVQTNDDLSQSLFLVLRKSLDREENAEMKLLLVATDGGKPELTGTVQILIKVLDVNDNEPTFPQPVYKVQLFENTANGTVVVKLNASDADEGSNSEIVYSLSSDVSSTTRTKFQIDPTSGEIRTKGELDYEERTSYEIQVIASDKGTPSMSGHCKISVKLVDINDNRPEVSITSLSLPVQENAPVGTVIALISVSDRDSGVNGQVTCSLTPHVPFKLVSTFKNYYSLVLDSALDRETTADYKVVVTARDGGSPSLWATASVSVEVADVNDNAPTFAQPEYTVFVKENNPPGAHIFTVSAMDADAQENALVSYSLVERRVGERLLSSYVSVHAESGKVFALQPLDHEKLELLQFQVSARDAGVPSLGSNVTLQMFVLDENDNAPALLPHGAVGTGGAVSEFIPRSVGSGHVVTKVRSVDADSGYNAWLSYELQSSTGNSRSLFRVGLYTGEISITRTLDEADAPHQRLLVLVRDHGEPALTATATVLVSLVENSQAPKASSKALVDAIGRETSLVDVNVYLIIAICAVSSLLVLTLLLYTALRCSATPTDGACAPGKPMLVCSSAVGTWSYSQQRRQRVCSGEGPPKTDLMAFSPSLSQGPESAEERQPPLEPEFLAKVGFKFFLAKNVTISVIVYESC; this is encoded by the coding sequence ATGCCTTCTTTGAGAGGGGGctcagaggtcaggcagtgtctGCTGCTCTTGCTTCCTTTCCTCGCAGCCTGGGAGGCAGGGAGCGGCCAGCTCCACTACTCCGTCCCCGAGGAGGCCAAACACGGCACCTTCGTGGGCCGCATCGCGCAGGACCTGGGGCTGGACCTGGCGGAGCTGGTGCCCCGCCTGTTCAGGGTGGCGTCCAAGGACCGCGGGGACCTTCTGGAGGTAAATCTGCAGAATGGCATTTTGTTTGTGAATTCTCGGATCGACCGGGAGGAGCTGTGCGGGCGGAGCGCGGAGTGTAGCATCCACCTGGAGGTGATCGTGGACCGGCCGCTGCAGGTTTTCCacgtggaggtggaggtgagggACATTAACGACAACCCGCCTCTATTTCCAACGACAGAAAAAAAGATCCAATTTTACGAATCGAAGTTGCTTGACTCGCGATTTCCTTTAGAGGGAGCATCAGATGCAGATATAGGAGTAAACGCTCTTCTGTCCTACAAGCTCAGCCCCAGTGAGTTTTTCTTTCTAGATGTACAAACGAATGACGATCTAAGCCAATCGCTGTTTCTTGTGCTACGGAAATCtctggacagagaggaaaatgctGAGATGAAATTGTTACTGGTAGCTACCGATGGAGGCAAGCCTGAACTCACGGGTACTGTTCAAATACTCATTAAGGTGTTGGATGTGAATGACAACGAACCTACTTTCCCCCAACCGGTTTACAAAGTACAGTTGTTCGAGAACACTGCAAACGGAACCGTGGTGGTTAAATTAAATGCTTCTGATGCAGATGAAGGATCAAACAGTGAGATTGTGTATTCCCTCAGTAGTGATGTATCCTCTACCACACGGACAAAGTTCCAAATAGACCCCACCTCAGGAGAAATCAGAACTAAAGGGGAATTAGATTATGAAGAAAGGACATCCTATGAAATTCAGGTCATTGCGTCTGACAAGGGAACCCCATCAATGTCAGGACATTGTAAAATTTCAGTAAAACTTGTGGATATCAATGACAATAGACCAGAAGTCTCGATAACGTCTCTCTCACTACCTGTCCAAGAGAATGCTCCAGTGGGCACTGTCATCGCACTCATCAGCGTGTCTGATCGAGACTCGGGTGTCAACGGGCAGGTGACCTGCTCCCTGACCCCTCATGTCCCCTTCAAGTTGGTGTCCACCTTTAAGAATTACTATTCACTCGTGCTAGACAGCGCTCTGGACCGAGAAACCACAGCTGACTACAAGGTGGTGGTGACAGCCCGGGACGGGGGCTCGCCCTCGCTGTGGGCCACAGCCAGCGTGTCTGTGGAGGTGGCTGACGTCAACGACAACGCGCCCACGTTCGCGCAGCCCGAATACACGGTGTTCGTGAAGGAGAACAACCCGCCTGGCGCGCACATCTTCACGGTGTCGGCCATGGACGCAGACGCGCAGGAGAACGCGCTGGTGTCCTACTCGCTGGTGGAGAGGAGGGTGGGCGAGCGCTTGCTGTCTAGCTATGTGTCTGTGCACGCGGAGAGCGGCAAGGTGTTCGCGCTGCAGCCTCTGGACCATGAGAAGCTGGAGCTGCTGCAGTTCCAGGTGAGCGCGCGGGATGCTGGTGTGCCTTCCCTGGGCAGCAATGTGACTCTGCAGATGTTTGTGCTAGATGAGAACGATAATGCACCCGCGCTGCTGCCTCATGGAGCTGTGGGAACGGGAGGCGCTGTGAGTGAGTTTATTCCTAGGTCAGTGGGTTCGGGACACGTGGTCACCAAGGTGCGTTCAGTGGATGCCGACTCTGGTTACAATGCTTGGCTCTCTTACGAGCTGCAGTCGTCCACAGGCAATTCTCGTAGCCTGTTCCGCGTGGGTCTGTACACGGGCGAGATCAGCATTACACGCACACTGGATGAAGCGGATGCGCCGCACCAGCGCCTGCTGGTGCTGGTGAGGGACCATGGTGAACCTGCGCTGACTGCCACAGCCACAGTGCTAGTTTCTCTGGTTGAGAATAGCCAAGCTCCAAAAGCATCATCAAAAGCGTTGGTAGATGCCATTGGCCGAGAGACGTCACTAGTGGATGTCAATGTGTACCTGATCATCGCCATATGCGCCGTGTCCAGCCTGTTGGTGCTCACTCTGCTGCTGTACACCGCGCTGCGCTGCTCGGCGACGCCCACTGATGGAGCCTGTGCTCCTGGGAAGCCTATGCTAGTGTGCTCCAGCGCGGTGGGGACCTGGTCATACTCGCAGCAGAGGCGGCAGAGGGTGTGTTCTGGAGAGGGTCCGCCCAAGACTGACCTCATGGCCTTCAGCCCCAGCCTATCCCAAGGTCCGGAATCAGCAGAGGAGAGACAGCCGCCCTTAGAGCCTGAATTCTTAGCAAAGGTaggctttaaattttttcttgccAAGAACGTCACTATTTCTGTAATTGTTTATGAATCCTGTTAA
- the LOC131896136 gene encoding protocadherin alpha-3-like, producing the protein MVFSWREDQRLLFWLLLLAAWQAGSGQLHYSVPEEAKHGTFVGRIAQDLGLELAELVPRLFRVASKDRGDLLEVNLQNGILFVNSRIDREELCGRSAECSIHLEVIVDRPLQVFHVEVEVRDINDNPPVFPMATKNLFIYESRPLGSRFSLEGASDADIGTNSLLTYSLNSSEYFTLDVKRKDEEIKSLGLVLKKLLNREDIPEHHLLITAVDGGKPELTGTTQVKITVLDVNDNAPAFERTLYKVRLSENAPNGTVVVDVNASDLDEGVNKDIVYSFHTDTSAEILSKFHLDPINGYITVKDNIDFEETKSFEIQVEAADKGTPPMTDHCTVLVEIVDVNDNMPELVIKSLSIPVLENSAPGTVIALISVSDRDSGANGQVTCSLTPQVPFKLVSTFKNYYSLVLDSTLDRETTADYKVVVTVRDGGSPSLWATASVSVEVADVNDNAPAFAQPEYTVFVKENNPPGAHIFTVSAMDADAQENALVSYSLVERRVGERLLSSYVSVHAESGKVFALQPLDHEELELLQFQVSARDAGVPSLGSNVTLQVFVLDENDNAPALLGPQAGSAVSELVSRSVGAGHVVTKIRAVDADSGYNAWLSYELQSAVGSGRLPFRVGLYTGEISTTRVLDEADAPRQRLLVLVKDHGEPMLTATATLLVSLVESGHTPNAPSRALVDSAGREASLVDVNVYLIIAICAVSSLLVLTLLLYLALRCSATPTEGVCGPGKPVLVCSSAVGSWSYSQQRRQRVCSGEVPPKTDLMAFSPSLTPCPVNQEKEDKLIAEVDFSVKVSSFSF; encoded by the coding sequence ATGGTGTTTTCTTGGAGAGAAGATCAGCGTCTGCTGTTCTGGCTTCTTCTCCTCGCAGCCTGGCAGGCAGGGAGCGGCCAGCTCCACTACTCCGTCCCAGAGGAGGCCAAACACGGCACCTTCGTGGGCCGCATCGCTCAggacctggggctggagctggcgGAGCTGGTGCCCCGCCTGTTCAGGGTGGCGTCCAAGGACCGCGGGGACCTTCTGGAGGTAAATCTGCAGAATGGCATTTTGTTTGTGAATTCTCGGATCGACCGGGAGGAGCTGTGCGGGCGGAGCGCGGAGTGTAGCATCCACCTGGAGGTGATCGTGGACCGGCCGCTGCAGGTTTTCCATGTGGAGGTAGAGGTGAGGGACATTAACGACAACCCGCCCGTATTTCCAATGGCCACAAAGAATCTGTTTATCTATGAATCTCGACCTCTTGGCTCTCGGTTTTCGCTAGAGGGCGCATCAGATGCAGATATAGGAACAAATTCGTTGTTGACTTACAGTCTTAACTCCAGTGAGTACTTTACTTTGGATGtcaaaagaaaagatgaggaaaTTAAATCTCTGGGACTCGTGTTGAAAAAACTTTTAAATCGAGAGGACATTCCTGAACATCATTTACTGATAACGGCAGTTGATGGCGGGAAACCTGAGCTAACTGGAACCACTCAAGTGAAGATCACTGTCCTGGATGTGAACGACAATGCCCCTGCATTTGAGAGGACGCTCTACAAAGTCAGATTATCCGAAAATGCACCGAATGGTACTGTAGTGGTGGATGTTAACGCCTCTGATTTGGATGAAGGTGTAAATAAGGACATTGTTTATTCTTTCCACACGGATACGTCAGCTGAGATCCTGTCGAAATTCCACTTAGACCCGATTAATGGATACATCACTGTGAAAGACAACATAGATTTTGAGGAAACTAAGTCTTTTGAAATCCAGGTAGAGGCAGCAGACAAGGGAACCCCCCCAATGACAGATCACTGCACTGTCCTAGTTGAAATTGTGGATGTCAATGATAACATGCCTGAACTGGTCATCAAGTCATTATCAATTCCTGTGTTAGAAAATTCTGCACCTGGCACCGTTATCGCACTGATCAGTGTGTCCGACCGTGACTCTGGAGCCAATGGGCAGGTGACCTGCTCTCTGACCCCTCAGGTCCCCTTCAAGCTGGTGTCCACCTTCAAGAATTACTATTCGCTTGTGCTGGACAGCACCTTGGACAGAGAAACCACAGCTGACTATAAGGTGGTGGTGACAGTCCGGGACGGGGGCTCGCCCTCGCTGTGGGCCACAGCCAGCGTGTCCGTGGAGGTGGCTGACGTGAACGACAACGCGCCCGCGTTCGCGCAGCCTGAATACACGGTGTTCGTGAAGGAGAACAACCCGCCTGGCGCGCACATCTTCACGGTGTCGGCCATGGATGCGGACGCGCAGGAGAACGCGCTGGTGTCCTACTCGCTGGTGGAGAGGAGGGTGGGCGAGCGCTTGCTGTCTAGCTATGTGTCTGTGCACGCTGAGAGCGGCAAGGTGTTCGCGCTGCAGCCTCTGGACCATGAGGAGCTGGAGCTGCTGCAGTTCCAGGTGAGCGCGCGGGATGCTGGTGTGCCTTCCCTGGGCAGCAATGTGACTCTGCAGGTGTTTGTGCTGGATGAGAATGACAATGCGCCCGCGCTGCTGGGACCTCAGGCGGGCAGCGCAGTGAGCGAACTGGTGTCCAGGTCAGTGGGTGCGGGACATGTGGTGACAAAGATTCGCGCGGTGGATGCGGACTCTGGCTACAACGCGTGGCTCTCTTATGAGCTGCAGTCCGCGGTGGGCAGTGGACGCCTCCCGTTCCGGGTGGGTCTGTATACCGGTGAGATCAGCACCACCCGTGTCCTAGATGAGGCAGATGCGCCAAGACAGCGCCTATTGGTGCTGGTGAAGGACCACGGCGAGCCGATGCTGACCGCCACAGCCACCCTGCTGGTGTCTCTGGTGGAGAGTGGACACACGCCAAATGCCCCATCGCGGGCTTTGGTGGATTCTGCGGGCAGGGAGGCATCGCTGGTGGATGTCAACGTGTACCTGATCATCGCCATCTGCGCGGTGTCCAGCCTGTTGGTGCTCACGCTGCTGCTGTACCTTGCACTCAGGTGCTCAGCAACGCCCACGGAGGGCGTATGTGGGCCGGGGAAGCCCGTGCTGGTGTGCTCCAGCGCGGTGGGGAGCTGGTCATACTCGcagcagaggagacagagagtgTGTTCTGGAGAGGTCCCGCCCAAAACCGACCTCATGGCCTTCAGCCCAAGTCTTACACCCTGTCCAGTTAATCAGGAGAAAGAGGACAAACTGATTGCAGAAGTTGATTTCTCCGTTAAGGTGAGTAGTTTTTCTTTCTAA